A single genomic interval of Nitrospirota bacterium harbors:
- a CDS encoding transketolase family protein, with the protein MTKVATRDAYGDALVALGKKRDDVVVLDADLSGSTKTSKFAKVFPDRFFNIGIAEQDMMGTAAGFSVAGKLPFASTFAVFATGRAWEQVRQSICYPNMNVKIVASHAGITVGEDGGSHQSVEDIALMRVLPHMTVIVPADGPETMQAIEAVAEHMGPCYVRVGRNKVPTLFGEGYAFKIGKAHVFNEGRDAAIIATGIMVAESIKARDLLKAEGIDAGVINMSTIKPIDVDAIIRAAKHSGAIVTAEEHSIIGGLGGAVAEVLSESSPVPMVRIGVKDTFGASGDQEGLLKKYGMSAGDIVSAVKEVIKKKR; encoded by the coding sequence GTGACAAAGGTTGCGACGAGAGATGCATACGGGGACGCGCTGGTGGCCCTCGGGAAAAAGCGGGATGACGTGGTGGTGCTGGACGCGGACCTGTCGGGTTCGACGAAGACCTCGAAATTTGCCAAGGTGTTCCCGGATCGGTTCTTCAACATCGGGATTGCCGAGCAGGACATGATGGGCACGGCGGCCGGATTTTCCGTAGCCGGCAAGCTGCCGTTTGCGAGCACCTTTGCGGTGTTCGCCACGGGCAGGGCCTGGGAGCAGGTGCGGCAGTCCATCTGCTATCCGAACATGAACGTGAAGATCGTGGCGAGCCACGCGGGCATTACGGTCGGCGAGGACGGCGGCTCGCACCAGTCTGTCGAGGACATTGCCTTGATGCGCGTGCTTCCGCACATGACCGTGATCGTCCCTGCTGACGGGCCCGAGACAATGCAGGCCATCGAGGCCGTGGCGGAGCATATGGGCCCCTGCTACGTGCGCGTGGGACGGAACAAGGTGCCGACGCTCTTTGGCGAGGGGTATGCGTTCAAGATCGGGAAGGCCCACGTGTTCAACGAGGGCAGGGACGCGGCCATTATCGCCACGGGCATCATGGTCGCCGAGTCGATCAAGGCGCGCGATCTGCTGAAGGCCGAAGGGATCGACGCGGGTGTGATCAACATGTCCACGATCAAGCCGATCGATGTTGACGCCATAATCAGGGCCGCGAAGCACAGCGGCGCGATCGTGACCGCCGAGGAGCACTCGATCATCGGCGGACTGGGCGGCGCCGTGGCCGAGGTGCTGAGCGAATCATCCCCGGTCCCGATGGTGCGCATCGGCGTCAAGGACACCTTTGGTGCGTCCGGTGACCAGGAAGGGCTGCTGAAGAAGTACGGCATGTCGGCGGGTGATATCGTTTCCGCGGTCAAGGAAGTTATTAAGAAGAAGCGCTGA
- a CDS encoding S41 family peptidase has protein sequence MQNNLEDDEMIRINKKKFLMAALILLLIGVVIGQGMVQAKPDTYEELKAFTQALELVKRNYVEDPDSRELIQGAIRGMVSSLDPHSSYMNERSFKEMNLDIKGEFQGVGIQIGVKNQQLTIIAPIDDTPGFRAGLAAGDKIMKINDEWTKDMTIEQAVDKMRGPKNTQVSLLIYREGWDKPKEFKIMRDVIKVTSVKSEMLDNEIGYIKIIQFQGQTTEELEKALKNLEAKGIKKLVLDLRNDPGGLLDASVDVSGKFLPRDSLVVYIQGRQKSDRKDFLTSGPETPRDFPMVVLVNTGSASASEIVAGALQDSKRAVIVGTQTFGKGSVQTVFPLEGGGGVRLTTAKYYTPSGRSIQNVGITPDIEVKLPTVKEAKEGTTDSLHVVVREKDLDRHLKNDTVEEEKKKEKGTPSLEDDFSMEVTPKEKKDDIQIQKAIEILKPALKAEDVFKNIPVSAKKEK, from the coding sequence ATGCAGAACAATCTGGAGGATGATGAAATGATTCGGATCAACAAAAAGAAGTTTTTAATGGCAGCGCTGATCCTTTTGCTGATCGGGGTCGTGATCGGTCAGGGAATGGTCCAGGCCAAGCCCGATACCTATGAGGAGCTGAAAGCCTTCACCCAGGCGCTCGAGCTTGTAAAACGGAACTATGTGGAGGACCCTGATTCCAGGGAATTGATCCAGGGCGCCATCCGGGGCATGGTCTCAAGCCTCGATCCCCATTCGTCCTATATGAACGAACGGTCATTTAAAGAGATGAACCTCGACATCAAGGGCGAGTTCCAGGGCGTTGGGATACAGATCGGGGTCAAGAACCAGCAGCTCACGATCATCGCGCCGATCGATGATACCCCCGGTTTCCGCGCGGGACTCGCTGCCGGGGACAAGATCATGAAGATCAACGATGAATGGACCAAGGACATGACGATCGAGCAGGCCGTGGACAAAATGCGCGGACCCAAAAACACTCAGGTGAGTCTCCTGATCTACCGCGAGGGATGGGACAAACCGAAGGAGTTCAAGATCATGCGCGACGTCATCAAGGTGACGAGCGTGAAGTCCGAGATGCTTGACAACGAGATCGGTTATATCAAAATCATCCAGTTCCAGGGGCAGACCACCGAGGAGCTTGAAAAAGCGTTGAAGAACCTTGAGGCAAAGGGGATCAAGAAACTGGTCCTCGATCTGCGCAATGATCCGGGTGGGCTCCTTGACGCATCTGTGGATGTGAGCGGCAAGTTCCTGCCCAGGGATTCGCTCGTGGTGTATATCCAGGGCAGGCAGAAGTCAGACCGGAAGGACTTTCTCACCAGCGGACCGGAAACACCCCGGGATTTCCCGATGGTCGTGCTCGTGAACACGGGGAGCGCGAGCGCGTCGGAGATCGTTGCGGGCGCGTTGCAGGATTCAAAGCGTGCGGTGATCGTGGGTACTCAGACCTTCGGCAAGGGATCGGTCCAGACTGTATTTCCCCTTGAAGGCGGTGGCGGTGTCCGGCTTACGACTGCCAAATACTACACGCCAAGCGGCCGTTCGATCCAGAACGTGGGCATTACCCCGGACATCGAGGTGAAGTTGCCGACGGTAAAAGAGGCGAAGGAGGGTACTACTGATTCACTGCACGTGGTTGTGCGTGAAAAGGACCTTGATCGCCACTTGAAGAACGACACCGTCGAAGAGGAAAAGAAAAAGGAAAAGGGCACGCCTTCCCTTGAAGACGACTTCTCTATGGAAGTGACGCCGAAAGAAAAAAAGGACGATATCCAGATACAGAAGGCCATCGAGATCTTAAAGCCTGCATTAAAGGCCGAGGACGTATTTAAAAATATCCCGGTTTCGGCTAAAAAGGAAAAATAG
- the ftsE gene encoding cell division ATP-binding protein FtsE: MIQLYQVTKYYEGVPALRDVSFTVDKGEFAFVTGPSGAGKSTLLKILFCAELADEGRIVMQGMNTSRLKSSTIPYLRRNIGFVFQDYKLLLHKTIFENIALALKVVGTPPGEIERRVYQVLKKVGMENKSHLTPPKLSGGEQQKVAVARALVNEPQVLLADEPTGNLDPQSAQEVFRLFKDINMKGTTVLVATHDWETVRKMQRRIIIMEGGKVIDDGSHFQRTAPTPLSRPDAGTAATTIEERAP; this comes from the coding sequence ATGATCCAGCTTTATCAGGTAACAAAATATTATGAAGGAGTTCCCGCTCTGCGCGACGTGAGCTTCACGGTGGACAAGGGCGAGTTTGCTTTCGTTACCGGCCCGAGCGGTGCAGGCAAGTCCACCCTGCTCAAGATCCTCTTCTGCGCCGAACTCGCGGACGAGGGGCGGATCGTCATGCAGGGCATGAACACTTCCCGGTTGAAATCCTCGACCATTCCCTACCTCAGGCGTAACATAGGCTTCGTGTTCCAGGACTACAAGCTTCTTCTCCATAAGACGATTTTTGAAAATATCGCGCTTGCGCTGAAAGTGGTGGGTACTCCTCCCGGAGAGATCGAGCGGCGCGTGTACCAGGTGCTCAAGAAGGTCGGGATGGAAAACAAGAGCCACTTGACGCCGCCAAAGCTCTCGGGTGGAGAGCAGCAGAAGGTAGCCGTGGCCCGCGCGCTTGTGAACGAGCCCCAGGTGCTGCTTGCCGACGAGCCCACCGGCAACCTGGACCCCCAGAGCGCCCAGGAGGTATTCCGCCTGTTCAAGGACATCAACATGAAGGGCACGACCGTGCTGGTGGCCACTCACGACTGGGAAACGGTGCGGAAGATGCAGCGCAGGATCATTATTATGGAGGGCGGCAAGGTGATTGACGACGGCAGCCACTTTCAGCGCACCGCTCCCACCCCTCTGTCGAGGCCGGACGCGGGAACGGCCGCAACAACGATTGAGGAGAGAGCGCCGTGA
- a CDS encoding transketolase, whose protein sequence is MAASKEQLKALTDKARRVRIDILKMLTECGSGHTGGSLSAADIATALYFYKMKYDAKKPDWKGRDHFILSKGHAAPLLYTVLAHAGFIEHAELCTLRKLGSRLQGHPDSKYVPGVEISTGSLGQGLSVANGIALAHKLDKTSNRVYALLGDGELQEGQVWEAAMTAAHYKLDNLCALVDNNGLQIDGPVARVMGVEPITDKWRAFGWEVLDIDGHDLGAITTALDKAETIKGKPTMIVCRTIKGKGSKQFEGKVEFHGTTPSKEELEIALKELSEETVCK, encoded by the coding sequence ATGGCGGCATCAAAAGAGCAGTTGAAAGCATTGACGGACAAGGCCCGAAGGGTCAGGATCGACATCCTGAAGATGCTGACCGAGTGCGGCTCGGGCCACACCGGGGGCAGCCTATCCGCGGCTGATATCGCTACGGCGCTCTACTTCTATAAAATGAAGTACGATGCAAAGAAACCGGACTGGAAGGGACGGGACCATTTCATCCTCTCGAAGGGCCATGCGGCGCCGCTTCTGTATACGGTGCTCGCGCACGCGGGGTTCATCGAGCATGCGGAGCTCTGCACGCTCCGGAAGCTCGGCTCGCGGCTCCAGGGCCATCCGGACAGCAAGTATGTGCCGGGAGTCGAGATCTCCACGGGTTCACTGGGTCAGGGCCTGTCCGTGGCCAACGGCATCGCGCTCGCGCACAAGCTCGACAAGACGTCGAACCGGGTGTACGCCCTGCTCGGCGACGGCGAACTGCAGGAGGGCCAGGTCTGGGAAGCTGCCATGACCGCGGCGCACTACAAGCTCGACAATCTCTGCGCGCTCGTGGACAACAACGGGCTCCAGATCGACGGGCCGGTTGCCAGGGTGATGGGCGTGGAGCCGATCACGGACAAATGGCGCGCCTTTGGCTGGGAAGTGCTTGATATCGACGGTCACGATCTGGGCGCCATCACCACCGCGCTCGACAAGGCCGAAACCATCAAGGGAAAGCCGACCATGATCGTTTGCCGCACGATCAAGGGCAAGGGCTCGAAGCAGTTCGAAGGCAAGGTGGAGTTCCACGGGACCACGCCGTCGAAGGAAGAGCTCGAGATCGCGTTGAAAGAGTTGTCGGAAGAGACGGTGTGCAAATAA
- a CDS encoding DUF6516 family protein, with product MKAWLVEHVKAPDEAGNIVEVKIWQLPEPTKDKPHGYKYSYVYIVGKRRVIGYDNTEGKGDHRHIKGRVEPYKFVSLRKLTEDFYNDIEQYKRGEL from the coding sequence ATGAAAGCATGGCTTGTTGAGCACGTTAAAGCTCCCGATGAAGCGGGGAATATCGTCGAGGTCAAGATATGGCAGTTGCCCGAACCGACGAAAGACAAGCCGCATGGCTACAAGTACTCATACGTTTACATCGTGGGAAAGCGCCGGGTGATCGGCTACGACAATACCGAGGGCAAGGGAGATCACAGGCATATAAAAGGCAGGGTTGAACCGTACAAATTTGTCAGCCTCAGAAAGCTGACAGAGGATTTCTATAACGATATCGAGCAATATAAGAGGGGTGAACTATGA
- a CDS encoding co-chaperone GroES, producing the protein MSIKFKPLKDRVFVSYTAELEKTAGGLYIPDSAKEKPQSGQVEAVGDEVKSLKVGNKILFDRYSGSKINLDNVEYLIVKEEDVLGILS; encoded by the coding sequence ATGAGTATTAAATTCAAGCCATTGAAAGACAGGGTGTTCGTAAGCTACACCGCGGAACTGGAGAAGACTGCAGGCGGTCTGTATATTCCCGATTCCGCGAAAGAGAAACCGCAGAGCGGACAGGTTGAGGCCGTGGGTGATGAGGTGAAGTCTCTCAAGGTAGGCAACAAAATCCTCTTTGACCGGTATTCAGGATCGAAGATCAACCTCGACAATGTCGAGTATCTGATCGTCAAGGAAGAGGACGTGCTCGGAATCCTGAGCTAA
- the groL gene encoding chaperonin GroEL (60 kDa chaperone family; promotes refolding of misfolded polypeptides especially under stressful conditions; forms two stacked rings of heptamers to form a barrel-shaped 14mer; ends can be capped by GroES; misfolded proteins enter the barrel where they are refolded when GroES binds), translated as MAKQLMFDQEARAAILKGVNVLTDAVKATLGPKGRNVMIDKKFGAPTITKDGVTVAKEIELKDPYENMGAQLVREVASKTSDVAGDGTTTATVLAQAIYREGMKNVTAGANPMDLKRGIEKAVEAVIANLKKNSKLVVDKKEISQVGSISANSDATIGDLIAEAVDKVGKDGVITVEEAKSMLTSLDVVEGMQFDRGYISPYFVTNAEKMEAVLENAYILLSEKKISSMKDLLPILEQTAKMGAPMVIVAEDVEGEALATLVVNKLRGTLQICAIKAPGFGDRRKAMLEDLAILTGGQVISEDLGIKLENVKITDLGRAKKITVDKDNTTIVEGAGKTDAIQGRVKMIKAQIAETTSDYDKEKLQERLAKIVGGVAVINVGAATETEMKEKKARVEDALHATRAAMEEGIVAGGGVALLRCIPILDKMKLGGDEQIGVNIVKKALEEPIRQIVNNAGLEPSVIVDKVKSSDKLNYGFDAQKEEYVDMLQAGIIDPTKVTRSALQNAASVASLMLTTEVMITDLPEEKGGGGMPGGMGGMGGMGGGMY; from the coding sequence ATGGCAAAGCAGCTTATGTTCGACCAGGAAGCGCGTGCGGCGATCCTGAAGGGAGTGAACGTTCTTACGGACGCCGTGAAGGCGACGCTTGGTCCCAAGGGCCGGAACGTCATGATCGACAAGAAATTCGGCGCACCGACCATAACCAAGGACGGTGTGACCGTGGCAAAGGAAATTGAGCTGAAGGACCCCTATGAGAACATGGGCGCCCAGCTTGTGCGCGAAGTTGCTTCCAAGACCTCGGACGTGGCCGGTGACGGCACCACGACCGCGACAGTGCTGGCCCAGGCCATCTACCGCGAAGGCATGAAGAACGTGACCGCGGGCGCGAACCCCATGGACCTGAAGCGCGGCATCGAGAAGGCCGTTGAAGCGGTCATCGCGAACCTTAAGAAGAACTCCAAGCTCGTTGTTGACAAGAAGGAAATATCCCAGGTCGGCAGTATTTCCGCGAACAGCGACGCCACCATCGGCGATTTGATCGCCGAGGCAGTGGACAAGGTCGGCAAGGACGGCGTCATCACCGTGGAAGAGGCCAAGAGCATGCTCACCAGCCTCGACGTGGTAGAGGGGATGCAGTTCGACCGCGGATACATCTCGCCCTACTTTGTGACCAATGCCGAGAAGATGGAGGCCGTTCTTGAGAACGCCTACATCCTCCTGTCGGAGAAGAAGATCTCGAGCATGAAGGACCTGCTCCCGATCCTGGAACAGACCGCCAAGATGGGCGCGCCGATGGTGATCGTCGCCGAGGACGTTGAGGGTGAGGCCCTGGCGACCCTGGTGGTGAACAAGCTTCGCGGCACGCTTCAGATCTGCGCCATCAAGGCGCCGGGCTTCGGCGACCGCCGCAAGGCAATGCTCGAAGACCTCGCGATCCTGACCGGTGGACAGGTGATCTCTGAAGACCTCGGCATCAAGCTTGAGAATGTAAAGATCACGGACCTCGGACGGGCAAAGAAGATCACTGTGGACAAGGACAACACCACCATCGTTGAAGGAGCGGGCAAGACCGACGCGATCCAGGGCCGGGTGAAGATGATCAAGGCGCAGATTGCCGAGACGACCTCGGATTACGATAAAGAGAAGCTCCAGGAACGGCTCGCGAAGATCGTGGGCGGCGTCGCGGTCATCAACGTGGGCGCAGCAACCGAAACCGAGATGAAGGAAAAGAAGGCACGGGTCGAGGACGCGCTTCACGCGACCCGCGCAGCCATGGAAGAGGGTATCGTAGCGGGCGGTGGTGTTGCGCTGCTCCGTTGCATCCCGATCCTGGACAAGATGAAGCTCGGTGGTGACGAGCAGATCGGCGTCAATATCGTGAAGAAGGCGCTTGAAGAGCCGATTCGCCAGATCGTGAACAACGCCGGTCTCGAACCGTCGGTAATCGTGGACAAGGTGAAGTCCTCGGACAAGCTGAATTACGGTTTTGACGCACAGAAGGAAGAGTATGTGGACATGCTCCAGGCGGGCATTATCGACCCGACCAAGGTGACCCGGTCCGCGCTTCAGAACGCGGCCTCCGTGGCGAGCCTGATGCTCACGACGGAAGTGATGATCACCGATCTGCCCGAAGAGAAGGGTGGCGGAGGAATGCCCGGCGGCATGGGTGGTATGGGCGGCATGGGCGGCGGAATGTACTAA
- a CDS encoding ABC transporter permease encodes MKGYGLLYFIAEAFRGLRANSLVNLLAVGTISMAMLIVGFFLIVFLNLQTAVNSLGDRLEMSVYLKDGLTEHEKDFIQHRIKMEPGVKKVGYLSRAEALQLFKKELKGQEALIQGLVENPLPDSYEITFDHRTVDAERLEVLAGKFSDYRGVEDVSYGKEGARVLSGFYTVITYGGMALAVLLGITVVFIISNSVRLALYSRGQEIELMQWIGATRGFIQGPFLIEGMMLAMLGSALAVGVLAGVYYALPREVFLFLSRPNGLDFLPLSVVAYMIIGGGVLGLAGGLVSVSRFLE; translated from the coding sequence GTGAAAGGATACGGCCTGTTGTACTTTATCGCCGAGGCCTTCCGGGGACTTCGTGCCAACAGCCTCGTGAACCTGCTCGCGGTGGGCACGATCAGCATGGCCATGCTCATCGTGGGTTTTTTCCTGATCGTGTTCCTGAACCTCCAGACCGCGGTGAATTCTCTGGGAGACCGCCTCGAGATGTCCGTATACCTGAAGGACGGGCTGACGGAGCATGAGAAGGATTTTATTCAGCACCGGATCAAGATGGAGCCGGGCGTGAAAAAGGTCGGCTACCTGTCCAGGGCCGAAGCGCTCCAGTTGTTCAAAAAGGAGCTCAAGGGACAGGAGGCGCTGATCCAGGGTCTCGTTGAGAACCCACTGCCTGATTCCTATGAGATAACCTTTGACCATCGAACTGTTGACGCGGAGCGGCTCGAGGTCCTGGCCGGGAAGTTTTCAGACTATCGAGGCGTGGAAGACGTCTCCTATGGGAAAGAGGGCGCCCGGGTGCTGTCGGGTTTTTACACGGTGATCACCTATGGCGGCATGGCACTGGCTGTTCTGCTCGGGATTACCGTGGTGTTCATCATATCCAACTCAGTCCGGCTTGCGCTGTACTCCCGGGGCCAGGAGATCGAGCTGATGCAGTGGATCGGGGCGACCCGTGGATTCATCCAGGGGCCGTTTCTTATTGAAGGCATGATGCTTGCCATGCTCGGCTCGGCGCTCGCTGTGGGCGTCCTTGCGGGCGTGTACTATGCGCTTCCGCGGGAGGTTTTCCTCTTCCTGTCGCGGCCGAATGGGTTGGACTTTCTGCCGCTTTCGGTGGTAGCATATATGATAATCGGCGGCGGAGTACTTGGTCTTGCCGGCGGGCTGGTCTCGGTCAGCAGGTTCCTGGAGTAG
- a CDS encoding peptidoglycan DD-metalloendopeptidase family protein, with translation MGTTTATRVLLLVILIALWPPGFSAAADRSADKQQLQRIKREMREKKKELKRADRKERSILSELEKIDRDIQTGRAELTDQQRRLHDSEAALREVEKNNTVLSRELAALKQHYSRRLRALYKMSRSGYAVAIFSPDGLDQTLKRIKYLGTIADRDRVIMREYSKALTMLAARQMEIAEKKNELLARQRVVAAKKAELEARKKKKAVILASVRNEKGQYEQSLRELEEASASLWAMIKKGEQEKRAAKAPLLDSRQGHETAERDRTRLPWPLEGQVLTRFGMQRHPQFGTMVYRRGIEIEAHEGESVRAVRDGQVAFADWYKGYGKLLILDHGNGFYTLYGNLSRIDLNKGERAAGGQVIGLAGDTGSLKGSKLYFEIRRNGEAQDPLQWLAKK, from the coding sequence ATGGGGACGACGACCGCCACTCGCGTTCTTCTGCTCGTTATCCTGATCGCGCTTTGGCCGCCTGGATTTTCCGCAGCCGCGGACCGGTCAGCCGACAAACAGCAGCTTCAGCGCATCAAGCGCGAGATGCGCGAGAAAAAAAAGGAACTGAAACGGGCGGACCGCAAAGAGCGTTCGATCCTGTCGGAGCTTGAAAAGATCGACCGGGACATCCAGACCGGACGCGCGGAACTCACCGACCAGCAGCGGCGGCTGCACGATTCCGAGGCGGCCCTTCGGGAGGTCGAGAAGAACAACACCGTGCTCAGCCGTGAGCTTGCCGCGCTGAAGCAGCACTATAGCCGGCGGCTCCGGGCGCTTTACAAGATGAGCCGAAGCGGATACGCCGTTGCAATATTTTCCCCTGACGGACTGGACCAGACGCTGAAGCGGATCAAGTATCTCGGTACGATCGCCGATCGGGACCGGGTGATCATGAGGGAGTACAGCAAAGCCCTGACAATGCTTGCGGCGCGGCAGATGGAGATCGCAGAGAAAAAAAACGAACTGCTTGCCCGTCAGCGGGTGGTCGCAGCAAAGAAGGCGGAGCTCGAAGCGCGGAAAAAGAAAAAAGCCGTCATCCTTGCGAGCGTGCGGAATGAGAAGGGCCAGTACGAGCAGTCCCTGCGCGAGCTTGAGGAGGCGTCCGCCAGTCTCTGGGCCATGATCAAGAAGGGCGAGCAGGAGAAGAGGGCTGCAAAAGCGCCCCTTCTTGATTCCCGACAAGGTCACGAAACCGCGGAGCGTGACAGGACGCGGCTCCCGTGGCCCCTCGAAGGCCAGGTACTGACAAGGTTCGGCATGCAGCGCCATCCGCAGTTCGGCACCATGGTATATCGCAGGGGGATCGAGATCGAGGCGCATGAGGGGGAATCGGTGCGGGCAGTGCGTGACGGCCAGGTGGCATTCGCGGACTGGTACAAAGGCTACGGTAAACTCCTGATCCTTGACCATGGAAACGGGTTCTATACACTTTACGGCAATCTCTCGCGGATTGACCTGAACAAAGGGGAGCGGGCCGCCGGGGGCCAGGTGATCGGTCTGGCGGGCGACACCGGCAGCCTGAAGGGTTCGAAATTATACTTCGAGATACGCAGGAACGGCGAGGCCCAGGACCCGCTCCAGTGGCTCGCGAAGAAATGA